One genomic segment of Clostridium saccharoperbutylacetonicum N1-4(HMT) includes these proteins:
- a CDS encoding alpha/beta fold hydrolase, producing the protein MKLLSHSNGVHKLDREKVSKAKYFKVVALVIVGIIVFGFVAQVITNIIDNTKLKSKFKYVTIEGYKMEYRLKTGGNYTVVFDGSIGNTMFEWEKVYSSLEEKKISTFIYNRRGYGFNDGVDARTPEDQAKDLKVLLKKAGAPQPYILVGEEYGSLVMTNFSKLYPDSVAGVVLVNPLSEEKIKTQEYKDKLKPLCYKSEFEAMGTYFSLTSLLSNMGATTENKTFKENISQNELEEFNSFENKKYYRSAVSNELGNLYKGYSNSQTAGMLGNKPFYLITNNEDDSIKKLGGEETTTIYKEEKQEAPISLLDSNSIVNGVNSIIKDLKKLEKKQ; encoded by the coding sequence ATGAAGTTACTATCGCATTCTAATGGTGTTCATAAATTAGACAGAGAAAAGGTTAGTAAAGCAAAATATTTTAAAGTTGTTGCTTTAGTTATAGTTGGAATAATAGTTTTTGGTTTTGTTGCCCAAGTTATTACTAATATCATTGATAATACAAAATTAAAATCTAAGTTTAAATATGTAACAATTGAAGGCTATAAAATGGAGTATAGACTAAAAACTGGTGGAAACTATACTGTAGTGTTTGATGGATCTATAGGTAATACTATGTTTGAATGGGAAAAGGTATATAGTTCATTAGAAGAAAAGAAAATCTCTACTTTTATTTATAACAGAAGAGGTTATGGCTTCAATGATGGAGTAGATGCTAGAACTCCAGAAGATCAAGCAAAAGATTTGAAGGTTTTACTTAAAAAAGCTGGGGCTCCACAGCCATATATTTTGGTAGGAGAGGAGTATGGGAGTCTGGTAATGACCAATTTCAGTAAACTTTATCCCGACTCAGTAGCTGGAGTTGTTTTAGTTAACCCACTTTCGGAAGAAAAAATAAAAACTCAAGAGTATAAAGATAAGCTTAAGCCTTTATGTTATAAGAGTGAATTTGAAGCAATGGGAACTTATTTTAGTTTAACCTCCTTGTTAAGTAACATGGGAGCAACTACTGAAAATAAGACTTTTAAGGAAAACATATCTCAAAATGAATTAGAAGAATTTAATAGTTTTGAAAATAAGAAGTATTATAGATCAGCAGTTTCTAATGAATTAGGTAACTTATATAAGGGCTATTCCAATAGTCAAACTGCTGGAATGTTAGGAAATAAACCATTCTATTTAATTACGAATAATGAAGATGACTCTATAAAGAAACTAGGAGGAGAAGAAACTACTACAATATATAAAGAAGAAAAACAAGAAGCTCCTATATCATTATTAGATTCAAATTCAATTGTAAATGGTGTAAATAGTATTATTAAGGATTTAAAGAAATTAGAAAAAAAACAATAA
- a CDS encoding GDSL-type esterase/lipase family protein produces MNIDIIFFGDSLTFGYGVVKQDSWVYKLTHKLSSNSLNKACNGETTTGMLTRFYNDVLIHQPQKIFLMGGSNDLLLGRPIISIIDNIELMIKDALNSNSKIILGIPPKIIGTMANSLFSSSHLYTYAENGLEQLKDQLIKLCSNYKIPYIDFYDLILDCSLYLDGIHLTSSGHELMYEKALPFFNE; encoded by the coding sequence ATGAATATAGATATTATTTTCTTTGGAGATAGTTTGACTTTTGGATATGGAGTTGTAAAACAAGATTCCTGGGTTTATAAACTCACACACAAACTTTCTTCCAATTCATTAAACAAAGCTTGCAATGGTGAAACTACTACTGGAATGCTTACTAGATTCTATAATGATGTTTTAATTCACCAGCCACAAAAGATTTTTCTTATGGGAGGTTCAAATGATCTTTTGCTTGGGAGACCTATTATTTCAATAATTGATAATATAGAATTAATGATTAAGGATGCATTAAATTCTAATTCAAAAATAATTTTAGGAATTCCACCTAAAATTATCGGTACTATGGCTAACTCGCTTTTTTCTTCCTCTCACTTATATACATATGCAGAAAATGGCCTTGAGCAGTTGAAAGATCAGCTTATTAAATTGTGTTCAAATTATAAAATACCATATATAGACTTTTATGATTTGATATTAGATTGTTCTCTATATTTAGATGGAATTCATTTAACTTCTTCTGGACATGAACTTATGTATGAAAAAGCTTTGCCTTTTTTTAATGAATGA
- the yedF gene encoding sulfurtransferase-like selenium metabolism protein YedF: MKEIDCRGLSYLQIIREIKKYFNSIGEGEAIVRVSSELEHDNVMRYSTHKGYKVYENDDENKYMIRIEKRGCLELEEEENIFSILITNDKLGDADETLGKILMKEYFEALNEYDELPRAILFLNSGVKLFSNGSKVSEDLKLLYDKGVKILINDTSLDYYDMRKDITFGEIVSMYDMIVTMKKSKRLIKL; encoded by the coding sequence ATGAAAGAGATAGATTGTAGAGGATTATCGTATTTGCAAATAATAAGGGAGATTAAGAAATATTTTAATTCAATTGGTGAGGGTGAAGCAATTGTAAGAGTAAGCAGTGAATTGGAACATGATAATGTCATGAGATATTCAACTCACAAAGGCTATAAGGTGTATGAAAATGATGATGAAAATAAATATATGATAAGAATAGAAAAAAGAGGCTGTTTGGAATTAGAAGAAGAGGAGAATATTTTTTCAATATTAATAACAAATGATAAACTTGGAGATGCTGATGAAACTTTAGGAAAAATTTTAATGAAAGAATACTTTGAAGCCTTAAATGAGTATGATGAACTTCCTAGAGCAATATTATTTTTAAATTCTGGTGTTAAGCTATTTAGCAATGGTTCTAAAGTATCAGAAGATTTAAAGCTGCTGTATGATAAAGGAGTAAAAATATTAATAAATGACACTTCTTTAGATTATTATGATATGAGAAAAGATATTACCTTTGGTGAAATAGTAAGTATGTATGATATGATTGTTACTATGAAAAAATCTAAGAGGTTAATTAAGTTATAG
- a CDS encoding ABC transporter permease, protein MISIMKTVAKILLKRRSFFITTFVLPIILVFAFTALNNGNSTVKIAILNKDKGQLGKELENKLSQLDGVSKVEINNKDYIQDLIYHQYEMVITIDDNFTESILNDEKTQITYETISNSDLEYVIKDVLNNEVSAMARICNNVDIKSEGIDKVIKTFRDSQPQYEVLNKIDRKPNVTSSLGIIYFLLFISAAGSCGFLLEDERDGTKDRILMGKITERQYFAAQCIIFFIFTAIPSLEHYIVCKAFNYGFGFENTILLLVCSLLMSLLAVTFSIMMTSLIKNKSTFALVNSTFTIPIFMLSGAYWDFDMMSSGLQKIGNVLPIRWIIMSISNLQEGKRIESIIPMLSGVLALSILFLLLSIFFTRNKMVLIKQND, encoded by the coding sequence ATGATTAGTATAATGAAAACTGTAGCTAAAATCTTATTAAAGAGAAGAAGTTTTTTTATTACCACCTTTGTTCTTCCAATAATATTAGTATTTGCTTTTACAGCCTTGAATAATGGCAATTCCACAGTAAAGATAGCTATATTAAATAAAGATAAGGGACAATTAGGGAAAGAATTAGAAAATAAGCTATCACAGTTAGATGGAGTAAGTAAAGTAGAAATAAATAACAAAGACTATATTCAAGATTTAATATATCATCAATATGAAATGGTTATAACTATAGATGATAATTTTACAGAAAGTATATTAAATGATGAGAAGACACAAATTACTTATGAAACTATATCAAATAGTGATCTTGAATATGTTATAAAAGATGTTTTAAATAATGAAGTATCAGCAATGGCTAGAATATGCAATAATGTTGATATTAAATCTGAAGGAATTGACAAGGTTATAAAGACTTTTAGAGATTCACAGCCTCAATATGAAGTGTTAAATAAGATAGATAGAAAACCAAATGTGACTTCATCTTTAGGGATTATATATTTTTTATTATTCATTTCAGCTGCAGGAAGTTGTGGTTTCTTATTAGAAGATGAAAGAGATGGCACTAAAGATAGAATTCTTATGGGAAAAATTACCGAAAGGCAATATTTTGCTGCACAGTGTATCATATTTTTCATATTTACAGCAATACCTTCACTTGAACATTATATTGTATGCAAAGCATTCAATTATGGATTCGGTTTTGAAAATACAATATTGTTGCTTGTTTGTTCCTTACTTATGTCTTTGCTTGCTGTTACCTTTAGCATAATGATGACTTCATTAATAAAGAATAAGTCAACTTTTGCTCTCGTTAATTCAACCTTTACAATACCTATATTTATGTTAAGCGGTGCATACTGGGATTTTGACATGATGAGTTCTGGCTTACAAAAGATAGGAAATGTACTTCCAATAAGGTGGATTATCATGTCAATAAGTAACTTACAAGAGGGAAAAAGAATCGAATCTATAATTCCTATGCTAAGTGGAGTGCTTGCATTATCAATTTTATTTTTACTATTAAGTATATTTTTCACTAGAAATAAAATGGTATTAATTAAACAAAACGATTAA
- a CDS encoding RusA family crossover junction endodeoxyribonuclease, with product MSNYAKVIINGSPITKSNFKLHNTNGRAILPHSSGKYHDRYALYEQEIALLARSQNPDTILSESLIAILKVYYKSQKRHPDTINITKSIFDGIEKSGLIVNDAQIVKIFTEEYYDKENPRFELELFAESQYDFGYTITKKITPLRPKMYSPIKKTLLNSNSANAEKSTKTKNAQNSHIVNTVKVCNICNKAIPSDDYVKADGGKTLICKKCFSKLF from the coding sequence ATGTCAAATTACGCTAAAGTGATAATTAACGGGTCACCCATTACAAAATCTAATTTTAAATTACATAACACAAATGGTCGAGCTATTTTACCGCATAGTTCTGGAAAATATCATGATAGATATGCTCTATATGAGCAGGAAATTGCCTTACTAGCAAGAAGTCAAAATCCTGATACTATCTTATCAGAAAGCCTAATAGCCATATTAAAAGTATATTATAAAAGTCAAAAGCGCCATCCTGATACTATAAACATTACAAAAAGCATTTTTGACGGAATTGAAAAAAGCGGTTTAATTGTAAATGACGCTCAAATAGTGAAAATATTTACTGAAGAATATTATGATAAAGAAAATCCACGGTTTGAACTAGAACTATTTGCTGAAAGTCAATATGATTTCGGATATACAATAACAAAAAAGATTACGCCATTACGTCCTAAAATGTATTCTCCAATAAAAAAAACCTTATTAAATTCTAATTCCGCTAATGCAGAAAAAAGTACCAAAACTAAAAATGCTCAAAATTCTCATATAGTTAACACAGTCAAAGTATGTAATATATGCAATAAAGCTATTCCATCAGATGATTATGTCAAAGCTGATGGAGGAAAAACTTTAATCTGCAAAAAATGCTTTAGTAAGTTATTTTAA
- a CDS encoding PTS lactose/cellobiose transporter subunit IIA, with product MEEIILNIIMHSGEARNYSMEAISLAKAGDREKARELLIKADEELGYAQSSQTGLIQGEAASSKVEFSLLLVHAQDHLMTTMTFKDLASEIIEVHERINSITN from the coding sequence ATGGAAGAGATAATACTTAATATAATAATGCATAGTGGAGAGGCACGAAACTATTCAATGGAAGCGATTTCTCTAGCTAAAGCAGGAGATCGTGAAAAAGCAAGAGAATTACTCATAAAAGCTGATGAGGAATTAGGATATGCGCAAAGTTCTCAAACAGGCTTAATACAAGGAGAAGCAGCAAGTAGCAAAGTAGAATTTTCTTTACTTTTAGTGCATGCACAAGATCATCTAATGACAACAATGACTTTTAAAGATTTAGCTTCAGAAATAATAGAAGTTCATGAAAGAATTAACTCAATTACTAATTAG
- a CDS encoding LTA synthase family protein has translation MSFFNSILNKFLKNNLTKDSVIRILFFLIAVASIVLKGILFQGFASSKDPYVFSFSAGYEAADPFLNYYIAFALVFLSFSLLFKGRGRIIYTFVINFVLTLLIIIDMWYFRGFLTVPSAIVLKQTSNLDNMTGSVLSMMSNLDFIFLLDFIVLALYVILARKSFTQKHRRAIKTFLCTFIFPVVFIIYVPISINVFNNADVHNAYLFSNYDKSNTAKYFSPIGYHIMDLYTVYRDSKPYQLTAEDKADINEYFETKKENLPNNEYFGKAKGKNLIYIQVESLENFVIDKTVNGKEITPNLNKLVKNSLYFPNTFEQVNEGTSSDADLMVNTSMLPLRQGSTFFRYPNTNYNSLPNILEDQGYSTRAIHPDKGSFWNYAAGLTGIGFDKFTDYYSFNVDEVIGLGISDKRYFEQVVPMLKEQKQPFYTETVTISSHGPFDLPQQYRELGLDQELNDSKMGGYFESVHYTDKQIGYFLDMLDKEGLLQNSIIAIMGDHTGVHKYYDDSINQLSHKEDWYLNTGNPTVPFILYDPSTKEGKKFDKLYNGQIDVMPTLLYYLGVDKSKYEDTALGKNLLNTNKSFAVITNGTLKGGENLTDKEKEVYKKSLDISDKMIRANYRHDQN, from the coding sequence ATGAGTTTTTTTAACTCTATATTAAATAAGTTTCTAAAAAATAACTTAACAAAAGATTCAGTTATAAGAATACTCTTCTTTTTAATAGCTGTAGCTTCTATAGTCTTGAAAGGAATTCTGTTTCAAGGTTTTGCTTCCAGCAAAGATCCTTATGTTTTCAGTTTTTCTGCCGGTTATGAAGCTGCTGATCCTTTTTTAAATTACTATATAGCTTTTGCTTTAGTATTTTTAAGCTTTTCTCTTTTATTTAAGGGGCGTGGCAGAATAATATATACCTTCGTTATTAATTTTGTTTTAACGCTTTTAATAATAATCGACATGTGGTACTTCAGAGGTTTTTTAACTGTACCATCAGCAATAGTATTAAAACAAACTTCTAATTTAGATAATATGACTGGAAGTGTATTATCTATGATGAGTAATTTAGATTTTATATTTCTATTGGATTTTATAGTGTTAGCATTATATGTTATTTTAGCTAGAAAATCTTTTACCCAAAAACATAGACGAGCTATTAAAACCTTTTTATGTACATTTATTTTTCCTGTAGTATTTATAATTTATGTCCCTATTAGTATAAATGTATTCAATAATGCAGATGTTCATAACGCCTATTTATTTAGTAATTACGATAAATCTAATACAGCGAAATATTTCTCTCCTATTGGATATCATATTATGGATTTGTATACAGTATATCGTGATTCTAAGCCTTATCAGTTAACTGCTGAAGATAAAGCTGATATTAATGAATATTTTGAAACTAAAAAGGAAAACTTGCCTAACAATGAATACTTCGGTAAAGCAAAGGGTAAAAATTTAATATATATTCAAGTAGAATCCTTAGAAAACTTTGTCATCGATAAAACAGTAAATGGAAAGGAAATAACACCTAACTTAAATAAATTGGTTAAGAATTCTTTATACTTTCCAAATACCTTTGAGCAAGTTAATGAAGGGACAAGCTCCGATGCAGATTTGATGGTTAATACTTCTATGCTGCCATTAAGACAAGGAAGTACCTTCTTTAGATATCCAAATACCAATTATAATTCACTACCAAATATATTAGAAGATCAAGGCTATAGTACCCGTGCAATTCATCCAGATAAAGGTTCATTCTGGAATTATGCAGCTGGCTTAACTGGAATTGGCTTTGATAAATTCACTGATTATTATTCCTTCAATGTAGATGAAGTAATAGGACTCGGAATCAGTGATAAAAGATACTTTGAACAAGTTGTTCCTATGTTAAAAGAACAAAAGCAACCATTTTATACTGAAACTGTAACTATTAGCAGTCATGGTCCTTTTGATCTTCCACAACAATATAGAGAGCTTGGACTAGATCAAGAATTAAATGATAGCAAAATGGGTGGATATTTTGAAAGCGTTCATTACACTGATAAGCAAATAGGTTATTTCCTTGATATGCTTGATAAAGAAGGACTTCTTCAAAACAGTATAATTGCTATTATGGGTGATCATACAGGCGTACATAAATATTATGACGACAGTATTAATCAATTATCTCATAAGGAAGATTGGTATCTAAACACTGGAAATCCAACAGTTCCATTTATCCTTTATGATCCATCTACTAAAGAAGGAAAGAAATTTGATAAATTGTATAATGGTCAAATAGATGTAATGCCAACACTACTTTATTACTTAGGTGTTGATAAATCTAAATATGAAGATACTGCTTTAGGCAAAAATCTATTAAATACAAATAAATCCTTTGCTGTAATAACTAATGGAACTCTTAAAGGTGGAGAAAATCTTACAGATAAAGAAAAAGAAGTTTATAAAAAATCTCTAGATATTTCTGATAAGATGATACGTGCAAATTACAGACATGATCAAAATTAA
- the tsaD gene encoding tRNA (adenosine(37)-N6)-threonylcarbamoyltransferase complex transferase subunit TsaD has translation MDKKIILAIESSCDETAAAVVVNGREILSNVIASQIDTHKKYGGVVPEVASRMHIEAVDSVVKAALAEAEVSLEEVDAIGVTYGPGLVGALLVGLQYAKGLALGSKKPLIGVNHIQGHISANFIEHKDLKPPFVSLVVSGGHTFIVHVKGYREFEVIGQTRDDAAGEAYDKVARALDLGYPGGPKIDKLAKEGNEDAIEFPRAKFQDDTLDFSFSGVKSAVLNYLNKAKMKEVEVNKADVAASFQKAIVDVLKTNLFLTCERRGINKIAVAGGVASNSCLRETLQKEGKKRGIDILFPSPILCTDNAAMIGSAAYFNYQEGIISDLDINARPNLKLGEM, from the coding sequence ATGGATAAAAAAATAATTTTAGCAATAGAATCAAGCTGTGATGAAACTGCTGCAGCTGTTGTAGTTAATGGTAGAGAAATATTATCAAATGTAATAGCATCTCAAATAGACACACATAAAAAATATGGTGGGGTAGTACCAGAAGTTGCATCTAGAATGCATATTGAAGCCGTGGACAGTGTAGTAAAAGCAGCACTTGCAGAGGCAGAAGTTTCTTTAGAAGAGGTTGACGCTATAGGTGTTACTTATGGTCCTGGGCTTGTTGGTGCTCTTTTAGTTGGACTTCAATATGCAAAAGGCTTGGCTCTTGGTTCAAAAAAGCCATTAATAGGAGTTAATCATATTCAGGGACATATCAGTGCAAACTTTATTGAACATAAAGATTTAAAACCACCTTTTGTATCCTTAGTAGTTTCAGGAGGACATACTTTTATTGTTCATGTTAAAGGTTATAGAGAGTTTGAAGTTATTGGTCAAACCAGGGATGATGCAGCAGGCGAAGCTTATGATAAAGTAGCAAGAGCATTAGATCTTGGCTACCCAGGTGGCCCTAAAATTGATAAGTTAGCAAAAGAAGGAAATGAAGATGCAATAGAATTTCCAAGAGCTAAATTTCAAGACGATACATTAGATTTTTCTTTTAGCGGAGTTAAATCAGCAGTATTAAATTATTTAAATAAAGCTAAGATGAAGGAAGTTGAAGTAAATAAAGCTGATGTTGCAGCATCTTTTCAAAAAGCAATAGTTGATGTTTTAAAGACTAATTTATTTTTGACTTGTGAAAGAAGAGGTATAAATAAAATTGCAGTAGCAGGTGGCGTTGCATCTAACTCATGCTTAAGAGAAACACTTCAAAAAGAAGGTAAAAAGAGAGGTATTGATATTCTTTTCCCATCACCAATACTATGTACAGACAATGCAGCAATGATAGGTAGTGCCGCTTATTTTAACTACCAAGAGGGAATAATATCTGATTTGGACATAAATGCAAGGCCTAACTTAAAATTAGGGGAGATGTAG
- a CDS encoding NAD(P)/FAD-dependent oxidoreductase, with the protein MPKYDLIIIGAGIAGMTAAMGAAQEGIEKILIIERESRAGGIINQFIHNGFGEKFLGQLVTGPEYIDFIEKKLDQLGIEIVLNTSVLEISKEKIVTYVNGETGVTEASADAVILAMGAKETYSGNVIIPVNGLTGIFTIGEAHRMVNLEGYLPGKRTVIIAKDKWAFLVARRLLIEGGKIEGVIIEKNFSEIADEQIQDIIDGFDIPIIENSRIVQIEGETRIEKAKIENINTKIISERECDSLLLSVGFVPDISVIKNLKLNINAETSGLEVVEYKTSMEGFFACGNIIYGEKSPHLREVNGIECGIKAAKYLRK; encoded by the coding sequence ATGCCAAAGTATGATTTAATTATTATTGGAGCTGGAATAGCGGGAATGACAGCAGCTATGGGGGCTGCACAGGAAGGAATAGAAAAAATACTTATAATAGAAAGAGAATCAAGGGCTGGGGGAATAATAAATCAATTCATCCATAATGGGTTTGGAGAAAAGTTTTTAGGCCAGCTAGTAACAGGCCCTGAATATATTGATTTTATAGAAAAAAAACTAGATCAATTAGGTATTGAAATTGTATTAAATACGTCTGTATTAGAAATTAGTAAGGAAAAAATAGTTACATATGTAAATGGAGAAACTGGGGTTACTGAAGCATCTGCTGATGCAGTGATATTAGCTATGGGTGCTAAAGAAACTTATTCAGGAAATGTTATCATTCCGGTAAATGGACTTACAGGAATTTTTACGATTGGTGAAGCTCATAGAATGGTTAACCTAGAAGGGTATCTTCCAGGAAAAAGAACTGTAATTATAGCTAAAGATAAGTGGGCATTTCTAGTAGCAAGAAGATTATTAATAGAAGGTGGAAAAATTGAAGGAGTAATCATTGAAAAAAACTTTAGTGAAATAGCAGATGAGCAAATACAAGATATCATTGACGGTTTTGATATTCCTATAATTGAAAATTCTAGAATAGTTCAAATTGAAGGAGAAACTAGAATTGAAAAAGCGAAGATAGAAAATATAAATACTAAAATAATATCAGAAAGAGAATGTGATTCTTTATTATTATCTGTAGGCTTTGTTCCAGATATATCTGTAATTAAAAATTTAAAACTTAATATAAATGCTGAAACATCAGGGCTTGAGGTAGTTGAGTATAAAACTTCTATGGAAGGTTTTTTTGCATGTGGAAACATTATATATGGAGAAAAATCACCACATTTGAGAGAAGTTAATGGAATTGAATGTGGAATAAAAGCAGCTAAATACTTAAGAAAGTAG
- a CDS encoding S1C family serine protease has protein sequence MNDNQKFIDVESLPVDKGEQVAWENCFKNNNGNNEPKKKRRGLRLLGKIAGMLTLTITGGVIGGGVTYSAMKSNNTVATQQISYVPQSFTASSSDAMSAADAFNKVAPAVVIVSTKSQSGNVFSGNGEVDGMGSGFIINQEGYILTNYHVIAGAKEITVTLSDNTEASASVVNYDDKKDIAMIKLKEGTKVPAVAELGDSDEMYPGAEVIAIGTPLSKDFAQTLTKGVISGRNRTIPGQDGSTSVNLIQTDAAINPGNSGGPLVNTKGQVIGINSMKIGAQAAGEAGVEGIGFAIPINEVKSKIDSLSKQILNLGIQIREIDSAAAKKYSISEGVYVAGVDEFSPGEKGGLKIGDIIVKADGKDVKTVDQLKQVKEGKNAGDTIKLEVVRDKKNVSLSVVLEAQK, from the coding sequence ATGAATGATAATCAAAAATTTATTGATGTAGAATCATTGCCAGTAGATAAAGGTGAACAAGTTGCATGGGAAAATTGTTTTAAAAATAATAATGGAAATAACGAGCCTAAGAAAAAGAGAAGAGGTCTACGCTTATTAGGAAAAATTGCAGGAATGTTAACTCTTACAATAACAGGTGGAGTAATCGGAGGCGGAGTTACTTATTCTGCAATGAAATCTAATAACACTGTTGCTACACAGCAAATAAGTTATGTTCCACAATCTTTCACAGCAAGCAGTTCTGATGCAATGTCAGCAGCTGACGCATTTAATAAAGTAGCTCCAGCAGTTGTTATTGTTTCAACTAAGAGTCAATCAGGTAATGTGTTTTCTGGTAATGGTGAAGTTGATGGTATGGGATCAGGCTTCATTATAAATCAAGAAGGATATATATTAACTAATTATCATGTAATTGCAGGTGCTAAAGAGATTACAGTTACTTTAAGTGATAATACAGAAGCAAGTGCATCTGTAGTAAACTATGATGATAAGAAAGATATTGCAATGATTAAATTAAAAGAAGGAACTAAGGTTCCAGCTGTTGCAGAACTTGGAGATTCAGATGAAATGTATCCAGGAGCAGAAGTAATAGCAATCGGAACACCTCTTTCAAAGGATTTTGCGCAAACACTTACAAAAGGTGTTATAAGTGGCAGGAACAGAACAATTCCAGGCCAAGACGGCTCAACAAGTGTGAATTTAATTCAAACAGATGCAGCAATTAATCCAGGAAATAGTGGAGGACCATTAGTAAATACTAAGGGTCAGGTTATAGGAATAAATTCTATGAAGATAGGTGCTCAAGCAGCTGGAGAAGCTGGAGTGGAAGGTATAGGGTTTGCAATTCCTATAAATGAAGTAAAGAGTAAAATAGATTCCTTATCTAAACAAATATTAAATTTAGGAATACAAATAAGAGAAATTGATAGTGCCGCAGCTAAGAAATATAGTATATCAGAAGGTGTTTATGTCGCTGGAGTAGATGAATTTTCACCAGGTGAAAAAGGCGGACTAAAAATTGGAGATATTATTGTAAAAGCTGATGGAAAAGATGTTAAGACAGTTGATCAATTAAAACAAGTAAAAGAAGGAAAAAATGCTGGTGATACTATTAAATTAGAAGTTGTGCGAGATAAGAAAAATGTCAGTTTATCAGTAGTATTGGAAGCGCAAAAGTAA
- a CDS encoding ABC transporter permease: MFFAIVKKEMKQLLMAKKTLIFLFIFPIVLITTLSVGLKNMMTSGDIFGTGNEYSKVYYMQNKDSKYNQGILDFKQGVEGAVNIKFEETSSVDKAKEEVDKYDALAYIEVTDVGYKFYSSKNGEKMKGKIFESIFKSILNEYASYETIAKYNPKAFTNLVKNKYDDYVVKKDISGVRDITSSEYYTFTELSLIILYIASIIGDSVYKEKWLKTTNRIKLSKANESTFILAKIFTGIIISILQILIVYAYSSVVLEVNWGENTLKFIAMFLVFGIFASVLGVVLGIIAENFDTVSGILNFVTIVICFLGGCYVPLHMIIGISPINKLVYFSPIYWINTAVSSMLCGIESNAFMIALGLPIALLAICFLVFIGILKNKGGLAND; this comes from the coding sequence ATGTTTTTTGCAATCGTAAAAAAGGAAATGAAACAGTTACTAATGGCAAAAAAAACTTTAATATTTTTATTCATTTTCCCAATAGTTTTGATTACAACTCTTAGTGTGGGGCTTAAAAATATGATGACATCTGGAGACATTTTTGGTACTGGTAATGAGTATTCAAAGGTATATTATATGCAAAATAAAGATTCAAAGTATAACCAGGGTATTTTAGATTTTAAACAAGGGGTTGAAGGAGCGGTTAATATTAAATTTGAAGAAACTTCTTCAGTGGACAAGGCTAAAGAGGAAGTAGATAAATATGATGCTTTGGCTTATATAGAAGTTACCGATGTGGGGTATAAATTCTACTCATCAAAGAATGGTGAGAAAATGAAGGGAAAGATATTTGAAAGTATTTTTAAATCTATTCTTAATGAGTATGCTTCATATGAAACTATAGCTAAATATAATCCAAAGGCTTTTACGAATTTAGTTAAAAATAAGTATGATGACTATGTAGTTAAGAAAGATATTTCTGGGGTAAGAGATATTACGTCTTCTGAATATTATACTTTTACAGAATTATCTTTAATAATTCTATATATAGCAAGTATTATTGGAGACTCTGTGTATAAAGAAAAGTGGCTTAAAACTACTAATAGGATAAAATTATCTAAGGCTAATGAAAGTACTTTTATATTGGCAAAGATATTTACAGGGATAATTATATCAATATTACAAATTTTAATTGTATATGCGTATTCATCTGTAGTATTAGAGGTCAATTGGGGTGAAAATACACTCAAATTTATAGCTATGTTTTTGGTATTTGGAATTTTTGCTTCAGTATTAGGCGTAGTTTTAGGTATTATAGCAGAAAATTTTGATACAGTATCAGGAATATTAAATTTCGTAACAATAGTGATATGCTTTTTAGGCGGTTGCTATGTGCCGCTTCATATGATTATTGGAATATCACCAATAAATAAATTAGTATATTTTAGTCCTATTTACTGGATTAATACAGCTGTAAGCAGCATGCTATGTGGAATAGAATCTAATGCTTTTATGATAGCATTAGGGTTACCAATAGCTTTGTTAGCAATATGTTTTTTAGTATTCATTGGAATATTAAAGAATAAAGGAGGTCTTGCAAATGATTAG